In Maylandia zebra isolate NMK-2024a linkage group LG9, Mzebra_GT3a, whole genome shotgun sequence, the genomic stretch CCTTTTAGCAGTAGGGACATCAGCCAGCTGTGATACCTCACCTTCATCTCCTGCATTGAAAACACATGACAACAGGATGTGTTTCTAACTCATTCTGTTGGCAGCGTGGCAAACTTCAAGCTTATCTTTAAATCCAGACAAATTATAGACTGGAGGTTACAGAAGAAATGTGCTGGTTTGAACAGTATCTGATAGGTTTCATTTGCTCacgcaaacaaaaacatgtgtgttgttattgttagaAACATCCAGTCTCAGAGAGATGCTGAAAAACCAGTTCATGCATTTGTTAATTCTAGGCTGAACTAacaaattcattattatcaagcTGTTCCAAAAAGCTTTGTGGAAGGACTATGAGAGGTTGTATTTCTCCCACATTAGCCTTTTTTCCTGAATCTTATTTTTCTATGATTCTTCATTAAAccatgaatttaaaatacaaagttCTGAATCATcacatcttaaagacctcatagtaatCCTGTAAGAGCACAGCAGCATCTACCATCTGCAAAAGGGTCTCCTTCCTCCTGGCCTCCCCGGCCTGGGGAGTGTGGTGGTGGGAGTGGGGGGAAAGCTTCATCCTCTATGCCGTCATAGTCAGGAATGTCCTGCGGGCTATTTTCCTGTGGGTCAACCATGGTGAGTCGGTCCTGGAGACAAAGTAAAAGACGTGTGAGCCCCAGTCGTCAACAGCATCAGCATTAAGTTACATGAATTTAACTGCAAGttgaaaaaatgacatttatttcTGTAAGAGTAATTCTTTACTGTGTTACAACATCAACatgaaaacctaaaaaaaactggcatttacttttttctttttttacatcaacAGGAGGAGCTGTACAGACACTCATCCCACCTGGAATTATACCCCAAATTCAGAAATGTACTATTATGATACATTAATGGTCCATTATGTTTGTTTCACAGTTATATACATAATACAATTTAtagatttgtatatatttacatTCTATCAGGGATGAACTGGTTGTGAACCTTTGGGCTGAtaatgacatttaaaagttaCAATTTGGATGAATTATTACTGCGATACTTCTTTTGGACTCTGTAGTACCACAGAAATATCATTAAAGTAACAGGTTTGTTTTAAAGTCTTTCAGCTGTTCCGTAagcatcatcgtcatcatcatttatatagcactttaaaaacacacctggcaGACCGAAGTGCTGCACAATACAAATGTAGtaataaaatagcaaaaaacaaacatagcaATAAAGTAAACTCTTGAGCCAAAATGATGTGAcacaactagggctgccacaaacgattattttgatagtcgactagtcaccgattatttatgcgattagtcgactaatcagatcatcatccactggacgtaaaactacagcttattgcaccatgCAGCatatgctcttatataactatcattagcttacagctttaagcttttaaggtgctaactaaaaataaagacaagatgatagtttattcaattttaatgaaatttgcagattgtttcggtgaagtttaataaactccttgctatctaaaatataacaggacaacggagtatattctccagcatctcacacttctgataatcagctgtctgcttgacgtttattcagctgtgtaaaaactataactttaatctcagacaaaccgatttactcaggaacaaataaaatactaaaaaaaaaaaagccaaacaacaacatttttaatttatctaagtgactcatatatatttaacctgagtagcgaaagacggcggtgggtttgaaaacaatttgcctggagtccggtgttctcaccgtgctagtgacctagcccccggctagctatcgagctagtgggtaacagacgtctctgaaaacgtcggagcgcttttgaaaatatgtggtgtcctgataaactgagccgatatttgaggtttacacagctacattctcggctgaaaatatgttaaacgtttattttgtgacccagaaagaataataagagtaatattaaaactaactagctgccgccattgttggaaactgagctgggccgcgctatgaattctgggacacagctgcttcttcttcttcttcttcttctgcttcttcttcttcttcttcggggtttaacggcagctggcatccttgtacatgcagtgctgccatcttctgtttcagtccgttattacactcttaaatcctgctacttattcctgcgtcttttgggatcttacaaagcttcaaacgacgcgtcgactattaaatcagtcgtcgacgattttgatagtcgacgtaatcgtgactagtcgacaaatcgtggcagccctagacacaacacagacacaaaaggaaATCTTCTACATTGTTTTGCTGTTCACACAAGTTCTAATGCCACCCTTTGTTTCTGGAAGGAGACGATTTTCTGTCCAGTATTAAAGTTCAAAGAACAGGGTATCCGTCTCCAGTGGGCTGCTAAACAAGTTTACCAGAAAAATCAGACCCACGGTCATGTTGTGTCACTTTGAGTGATTAGTCAGCAGCAATAACAGGGAATGACAAACTGACAGACTTtggatataaaacaaacaatttaaacatttagaAGTTAAACATCTTCTCGGATTCCTTTTGCTGCACATGTCTATGTATGTATTTGCTGTACAGTGTCATTTGTTTGGAACATTAATCTTGATGTATACAtaaacatttgatttaaaaaacgtgtttaaaaatgaacactGACACAATTAAACACAACACTGGTGCACGGTGACTGCAAACAGAAGCAGCTGCTTGTATCCTCCTGTGGATACAAACCAGCAAGAACTCATCAGATCTCTGTCTCTTACCATTAATGAAGTTTggcttttattaataaacagagaGCACGGATCCGTGCtctctgtttattaataaaagcaAAAGGAATCTGAGAAGATGTTTAACTtctaaatgtttaaattgtttgttttatatccaAAGTCTGTCAGTTTGTCATTCCCTGTTATTGCTGCTGACTAATCACTCAAAGTGACACAACATGACCGTGGGTCTGATTTTTCTGGTAAACTTGTTTAGCAGCCCACTGGAGACGGATACCCTGTTCTTTGAACTTTAATACTGGACAGAAAATCGTCTCCTTCCAGAAACAAAGGGTGGCATTAGAACTTGTGTGAACAGCAAAACAATGTAGAAGATttccttttgtgtctgtgttgtgtctagggctgccacgatttgtcgactagtcacgattacgtcgactatcaaaatcgtcgacgactgatttaatagtcgacgcgtcgtttgaagctttgtaagatcccaaaagacgcaggaataagtagcaggatttaagagtgtaataacggactgaaacagaagatggcagcactgcatgtacaaggatgccagctgccgttaaaccccgaagaagaagaagaagaagcagaagaagaagaagaagaagaagcagctgtgtcccagaattcatagcgcggcccagctcagtttccaacaatggcggcagctagttagttttaatattactcttattattctttctgggtcacaaaataaacgtttaacatattttcagccgagaatgtagctgtgtaaacctcaaatatcggctcagtttatcaggacaccacatattttcaaaagcgctccgacgttttcagagacgtctgttacccactagctcgatagctagccgggggctaggtcactagcacagtgagaacaccggactccaggcaaattgttttcaaacctaccgccgtctttcgctactcaggttaaatatatatgagtcacttagataaattaaaaatgttgttgtttggcttttttttttttagtattttatttgttcctgagtaaatcggtttgtctgagattaaagttatagtttttacacagctgaataaacgtcaagcagacagctgattatcagaagtgtgagatgctggagaatatactccgttgtcctgttatattttagatagcaaggagtttattaaacttcaccgaaacaatctgcaaatttcattaaaattgaataaactatcatcttgtctttatttttagttagcaccttaaaagcttaaagctgtaagctaatgatagttatataagagcatatGCTGcatggtgcaataagctgtagttttacgtccagtggatgatgatctgattagtcgactaatcgcataaataatcggtgactagtcgactatcaaaataatcgtttgtggcagccctagttgtgTCACATCATTTTGGCTCAAGAGTTTACTTTATtgctatgtttgttttttgctattttattaCTACATTTGTATTGTGCAGCACTTCGGTCtgccaggtgtgtttttaaagtgctatataaatgatgatgacgatgatgctTACGGAACAGCTGAAAGACTTTAAAACAAACCTGTTACTTTAATGATATTTCTGTGGTACTACAGAGTCCAAAAGAAGTATCGCAGTAATAATTCATCCAAATTGtaacttttaaatgtcattaTCAGCCCAAAGGTTCACAACCAGTTCATCCCTGATAGAatgtaaatatatacaaatctaTAAATTGTATTATGTATATAACTGTGAAACAAACATAATGGACCATTAATGTATCATAATAGTACATTTCTGAATTTGGGGTATAATTCCAGGTGGGATGAGTGTCTGTACAGCTCCTCCTgttgatgtaaaaaaagaaaaaagtaaatgccagttttttttaggttttcatGTTGATGTTGTAACACAGTAAAGAATTACTCTTACAgaaataaatgtcattttttcaaCTTGCAGTTAAATTCATGTAACTTAATGCTGATGCTGTTGACGACTGGGGCTCACACGTCTTTTACTTTGTCTCCAGGACCGACTCACCATGGTTGACCCACAGGAAAATAGCCCGCAGGACATTCCTGACTATGACGGCATAGAGGATGAAGCTTTCCCCCCACTCCCACCACCACACTCCCCAGGCCGGGGAGGCCAGGAGGAAGGAGACCCTTTTGCAGATGGTAGATGCTGCTGTGCTCTTACAGGattactatgaggtctttaagatgtgATGATTCAGaactttgtattttaaattcatggTTTAATGAAGAATCATAGAAAAATAAGATTCAGGAAAAAAGGCTAATGTGGGAGAAATACAACCTCTCATAGTCCTTCCACAAAGCTTTTTGGAACAgcttgataataatgaatttgtTAGTTCAGCCTAGAATTAACAAATGCATGAACTGGTTTTTCAGCATCTCTCTGAGACTGGATGTTtctaacaataacaacacacatgtttttgtttgcgtGAGCAAATGAAACCTATCAGATACTGTTCAAACCAGCACATTTCTTCTGTAACCTCCAGTCTATAATTTGTCTGGATTTAAAGATAAGCTTGAAGTTTGCCACGCTGCCAACAGAATGAGTTAGAAACACATCCTGTTGTCATGTGTTTTCAATGCAGGAGATGAAGGTGAGGTATCACAGCTGGCTGATGTCCCTACTGCTAAAAGGAGAGGCGTGAAGAGACCCCAACCCAAGCTGGACTCCCACAGGTAGCAAAGACATTTATATCACGACAGAGGGttgaaatgcattaaaatgcGCATTTAAATAGGAATTTGATGTCATCTTGTGTGAGCTGGGACACAAGGAGGCCAAAATCATTGATTGACGTGTGCAGACTGTCAGTGTTGCAGCCAGGTTGAACACGAGTCTGTGACTGCACTGGTTTTTATCACCGTTTCACTAATAATCGTGCACAGAGGCtcagagacacactgacacacagagtTGTTGCAAATGTTTGAAAACGTAAGTTTGTGGAAAGAACTTTGCACAAAAAAAGTGATGTGATATTATCTGAGTGGCGACACCTGTCGTTTCGCAGAGTACTGCAGCGTCTTCTTACGCTTTAGCGGCGGGTACAAATGACTGCATCTGTGTGATGATGGTGCAGCTTCACTCTGCCagtcatttaaagaagaaagactCTAATACCATTGTTGTTTTCATCATTTGGATGGGCAAAATTCCCAGACTGAAAATTGTCAGAGCGTTGGAGACATCCCTggatgtgtgtgagaaagatgtTTCCAGTCTCTGTACACCTATAGTGTGAACCTGGTTAGTATTGCCAACCATAAGTCAGGCTCGTTCCCAGTAGTCTCCCAGTGGGTGTTCCAGTGGCACTCCTCTGTTACTGTTCTGTTCACAATGTTCCTGGACAGAACTAAGTTATACTAAATCAAAGGATGTTAAATAAGCTTTTAAGTAAGAACGTCGATTATACTTAGGATAAAACTTGCAAGCtgtattaaagaaaaacatagattttcatttgataaaatattcaaattaatTGCAACTTtgctataaatatatatatatatatatatagcaattttttatttttagatggaGAAATTTGACTATTTCTCATTATACTGCCTTATGTACAAACAGGTAGGAAAAGAAAGGTTGTGGGCACCCTGAAAACCAAACACCCTACCCCCCCCCAACAAGCTACTGCCTTCTGAACATGGTACATCTGAAGGCACTGACATTTCCATTCAGAGGGTCTgtctgtgttggccctgtgacaggcTGGCGACCTGGCTGCTGGGATGGGCTTCAGCCATCCACgatcctgaattggataagccaAATACGCCTGGATGTGCTGCTAACCCTGCTTGTAATCCATTAATGGTTTAACTTAGTCTTAATATTTTTTCCCAGGCTGATATCAGATCGAGGGCTTCCAGCTCTGGGCACTCTCTTTGACAATATCCAGTTCAAAGGCAAAGGACACGAGGTAGGATATGATAACATCTGTCCCACCAATTACCAGATGTGAATGAACATTGGTTTTTGAGCTAAATCTGTTTGGCCTGTCAGCTTTTAATTAGATGTCCTAAATTTGGTTTGAGACTAAAAGGTCAAAAGTTGCCCTTTCTGTCGTGGTCAAAAATGAGTGAGGGGAACCAGAGGTTGGTTTACCAAATTAAGATGTCTTTTGTTCCAATGACTGGAAGTCATTTTTTAGTGGGAAGAAGAAGCGTCCTATCACACACAGCCCTCTTTCATATCACTACTCGCTGTTTTTGATGTTTGCCCCATTAGGCTGCAGACCTGCGGCTGCTgatgcagaagatggagaactggGCCCACAGGTTGTACCCCAAATTGCAATTTGAAGATTTTATTGACAAAGTGGAAAGGCTCGGCAGCAAAAAGGAAGTGCAGGTGAGAGGAAGCAGTAGAATATTTCCTGCAAGCGTGTGGGATTCCTAATGTTCagaatttgtaattttttactcATTCTTCTATAGACATGTCTTAAACGAATACGACTGGACATGCCCCTGACACATGAAGATTTTACAAGTACAGATGGtaagaagaaaaatcattacTGATGGGGATACGGTggactagggctgtgcgatatgaccaaagtcTCAtctcccgatataagaattctatcgtccgataacgatataaatcacagaaatgtaacattttctgtcaattctgtgaatctcgacttgcgtgaagtgtttccagctgcgcgtcatgtagctggagtcgagtgttttaaccgatgcatgaaacgacacatttttagacagaagttgtaacggcgccgttttctttgtgagtatttattacacggcgtgctgcgggggaaagcctgttctaacgtttgagtctaaggtttattttttagcacctggcggctctgttttacttctcatccgtaaacactctgctctttcacgtgattccgtttattttgaaaagcctcaacaggatcttgagctttattctgaaaggtttatgtggaacataaacaagcggacacgcgatggttttaccgtcgttgttgctaacgacaacgcataaaaacaggcgcttgtccgtccgtagtgtggttatatataagagaaagagagaactttactacagtgacatcagaaccatgaagaaatattgccgtaaacagtttattttgcgacaccacgaaacaaacgatagcgtaaaatgaaatagACGTTTTTGTATATATCGTtgtatcgaacagccctacggTGGATTCACACCTGCAGGTGCACATAGGAAATACTTGCCATATTCCACAGGACTTAATTATCAGCACTGCTTGAAATTGTGTTCAGGTGCTGGTGACGAAGAGGTACAACGTGAACTGGAAACATTTGGGGATCCTGATCTGTTCAGCAGAGAGAGTTTTATTAATGCTCCCCAAGGGCAGATTGCCGAAGCCCTCGCTCCCCCACCTACTCCCTCTCTGACCGAAGAGCAGCAGAAACGTATTGAGCTGAACAGACAGCGGGCCCTGGAAAAGAGGCGCGCACGCCAGCAGCAAATTGGTAAGAATGGCAAAAATGTATCATACAGCTGGGACACAATATAACAGAAATAATTAATGATTCTGCTACAAAACATCCAGCGAAGGTTCATAAGGATCATCTAGCTTCATTGGTGTATTAACTTtatatgaaaatacaaaaagcaaaacattgaATGTAcagtatattgccaaaagtgtttgctcatcTGCCCCCACACTCATATGAACTCGAGTGACATCCCATTCACGACGTCCGCCTGTGCAGCTATatcagcttcaactcttctgggagTGTTTATGGGAGTTTATGACCATTTgtaaggtcagacactgatgttgaagGCCTGGCTCCAAATCTCTGCTCTCATTCATCCCAGTGGTGTTCTGGTCAGGACTCCCATGCCAGAGTTCATGTCTTtgtggaccttgctttgtgcactggtgcccagtcatgctggaacaggaagaagccatccccaaactgttcccttAAAGTCGGGAGCCAAAATGTCTTtgcatgctgaagcattaagagttcctttcactggaacgAAGAGACTGAGCCCAActtctgaaaaacaaccccGCACCGAAATCCCCCTGCCACCAAACCTGGAGCTCTGTTGTCCTGGCAACTGCTAAATTGACTTGTCTATCGGCTTTCCAGATTGAGAACTGTGATCCGTCGCTCCATAGACTGCATCTCTCCTGTTCTAGAGTCCAGTGGCGGCGTGCTTTACACCGCTGTGTCCCATTGCTTTGCGTTGCACTCtgtgatgtaaggcttggacTACAGCTGCTCGGCCATGGAAATGGATTCCACGAAGCTCTCTGTGCACTGTTCTTTAGCTAATCTGGAGACCACGTGAAGTTTGGAGCGATGGACTCCACAGAAAATTAGCAACCTCTGTGCGCCTCAGTATCCACTGACCCCCACTCTGGGATTTTACGTGATCCACCACTTgatggctgagttgctgtcgTTCCCAAACACTTCCACTTAGTagcagcagtctgcatgcctaggtgcttgattctATACAGCTGTGGAAGTTACTGGatcacctgaattcaatgatttggatgatGGGTGGTGAGTGAATACTCCTTACAATATAGTGAAGTGGATCTAGTGTATATATCCACCAGAAACCCTGAAGGTCGAGTGACGAGTTCCCGTATTGCACAGTTCGTCCAAACCACCAGAGATTCCTCACATTAGTGTGGAGTTTGGTAATAAGAGGCAAAGCATGTAGAAAACATTGATTTCTTTACTGCCTGTCTGATGTCAGCTTCAATTAGGCgtagtatttttgtttttgccttacaCTTGTGATCCAAACTGTTTTTACTTCCTCTTTAGTTAAAGCGGAGCCAGCTGTCTGCGATCTATTGTCTACAAATCTTTAACAGTGACATTAAATCGTTCTTCAGGGTCCTCATTTACCGCAGAAATGATGTAATGTGATTTAAATGAGACccatagaaaagaaaatgacctGTTGATCGGTCTCTATTATGAGCCTTCAcccataaaaatgtgtttacagtttATAACTTACTGTACATggtgttattagcacaaacactttaaagctgATCATTTAGGACTGTAACAATAATCCAGAGAGCAATGTAGTCAAACATCTCACAgttagttttattgggaatgAACTTTGACCTGTTAGGCCCCCAGGGCTtttctgagcttcctgctcGAAAATGAAGAGGCCAAAATAAAtggagtatttctctgcaattacaaactctgtgtaaacagtcttggtatcaaaataaagctaacgctTGTGAGCTGTCATCAGAGGggtaaatattactgcagatgttactatgtcaaagttactgggactcaaacatagaaaaaaatgattatttccctcacctaatttttaaaagtattttatagcttatatgctataaaatatacTTTGGGtcacatttaactccagaaaatcataaatcaaaatatggatgttacctgtccacagattcatggtgatgtaactgctcttttaactgtttggtgtttgtagaaatggtttacaGCTGAGATTCAGAGGCTTCTGTGGACACTCATGTCtgcacttatatttctgacctcgtGTTATAACCGATTAAATGTGatctcctctcttttcccccaTTTTTGGTGGTGTGGGTGCTTAACTAGTTAAAGTACCAAACATCTGTCTCCTGTTGTTGTGTCACGTaggaaagaagcatcaatatctgatgagcAGACTTGTTCATTTGTGcagatttcttcttttgtgtggttgttttttccAAGTGGAGATGAGCATctctaacaagttgatttgttcacatttgcacATCTGCATTTTTGAGAGAAATGAGTTTTTTGAGTTTGTGCACTATATGCATATAAGACAACcatttcctttttcagtatttttgtgtggtgcatttttctctgttttaacaAAAGAGGAACAAAGAACATTTAAGTCAAcctaagacgatttgttttaatttttacatggtcttactgaggtgatgcaaagtggaacatgcaaactgtttttttggtaatgtgctggaaaagcttgataatggaccttgaaagtgcttaaagtgcttaaaTTTGACCCTGAACAATGAGTTTGAACCCTGCAGTTtacagtttcatttttcattatctCAGCTTTGCCTGTCTTTTATAAATCGTAGTAgactgagtgtgtctgtgttgacTGAAACCATCACTGTTTCTAATTCTCAACCCTTTCAGGCCCTTCAGCCTCTCAGACTGCTGACATGTTAGGAGACAAACCTCCAGCTGCATCCTCACCAAATGTCATCAAAGGTTCTACTGATGGAGATGAAACTGTAGAAGATCCTGACCTCGAGCCTTCCAACAACACCTCCACGCAACAAACCAGCCCGCTTCCCCCCAAAGACTCTGAGCCCGCTGAGGCTGAGACCGGCCTCAGCCCTGAGCAACAGCTCAGCAACGACTGTGTAGAGGGGGATTAAAGTTCACGTGCAGCAGTTTCTGCTGAAAAGCTTTGGCAGTGAGCAGATTTAAAGGTTTCCCAATGTTCGTGCCTGCTCATTCGAGTAATGTTGTGCATTTCTGGTGGTTTATATCTTGAGCACATGTTCCTACTGTGACGTCAGCTTTGGGTTagcaaagacatttataatcaatggaaataaatgtttttcttatttttaaaagtccaAATCCTAAACGTATTTACCATGTGTTGGTATCTGttacagaaaaatatttgaacTGATCCACAGTTCCTGCTCTGATGCATCTTCTTTCTCCAGTTTCACTATTGGCAGAATTTTGGTTGCAAACATGTTTCTATAAaaggcctctgtgtgtgtgtagtatgtgagctgtcaactgaccaTCACCCTCTTCCAAGCATTAAGTGCTCGTTCAATTATGAACAGTTCTTTCTTAAGCTACTGCAGGGACATGAAACGCAACACGATGAAGTGGCTCCATCTGCGCTAAtgaaaacaccatttttaaTTACAGGCCACTGCACACATATTGAAATAGTTATGTACAGTTCATATTTCTGTTGGTAGTTCTAGAAAACAATCTTAAAATCCACAAACCAAAAAACGCTTCTGATTATTTACCagttcaaacaataaaaatgtccttGGTGTTGGTGTCTTCTATACAGGCTCTTGATATACAAACTATAAGATAAATACATCCTAGTTTTATACATCACTTCCAACACAACCAACCTCAGGTGTGTTCATTACTCTACGGGTTTATTTTAAAGTCTGCTAATGAGTGACATGAAGTTTTATCAGTccggtgacctgtccagggcgtatcctgcctctcaccctatgacagctgggacagatTCCAGGAcgtgcagaagaaaatggacgaGTGGACGTTTTATCATCTCCAGAACAATACTCGTGCTGGGTTTTGTATGAAGTGGTCACAGGTAGTACAATATGTGTGAACTCACCAAAAATGGTTCTATAACACAAGACATTTAATTTACACAAGACATTGATCCCACCAGTGAGATATTGAGATCACTGGTGCTGAGAGAAAAGCCTTTTGTTACCAGACTTCTTTAACCTGCTGCAGTTGACTAGTTTCCTGCAGGATTGAACCACATTTGCAGTGAGTACTAGGTCTTGTCAAAGTAACTGCTGACACTTCACTGGCATTAACACGTTCCCTATCCTCCTTACAACTAAGTTTAACttgatgtgattttaaaaactaaCTTTTACAAAACGTATCCACTGATTCGGTTTGACTCTGGTTTCTAAAAAGATGGCGGGACATGTTTTTACTTAATATTGTGTTTGCTTTCCTGTGACTTCACACAC encodes the following:
- the LOC143420230 gene encoding TIMELESS-interacting protein-like → MVDPQENSPQDIPDYDGIEDEAFPPLPPPHSPGRGGQEEGDPFADGDEGEVSQLADVPTAKRRGVKRPQPKLDSHRLISDRGLPALGTLFDNIQFKGKGHEAADLRLLMQKMENWAHRLYPKLQFEDFIDKVERLGSKKEVQTCLKRIRLDMPLTHEDFTSTDGAGDEEVQRELETFGDPDLFSRESFINAPQGQIAEALAPPPTPSLTEEQQKRIELNRQRALEKRRARQQQIGPSASQTADMLGDKPPAASSPNVIKGSTDGDETVEDPDLEPSNNTSTQQTSPLPPKDSEPAEAETGLSPEQQLSNDCVEGD